One genomic region from Mastacembelus armatus chromosome 21, fMasArm1.2, whole genome shotgun sequence encodes:
- the slc40a1 gene encoding solute carrier family 40 member 1: MDKSVPKKKSRCDSVRDFFTSAKFLIYMGHALSTWGDRMWNFAVAVFLVELYGNSLLLTAVYGLVVAGSVLLLGAIIGDWVDRNPRLKVARTSLLVQNSCVILCGILLMLVFQFKEQLVELYNGWILTTCYILVITIANIANLASTATSITIQRDWVVVVAGQDSSKLADMNATVRIIDQLTNILAPMVVGQIMAFGSHFIGCGFISGWNLCSMCLEYMLLWKVYQKTPALAVKAGQKEQQQELKQLSPPGDLENGQSPEESSQPLMSENSVVAKADSHQENSCCYQVMEPLRTFKAGWVSYYNQNIFFAGMSLAFLYMTVLGFDCITTGYAYTQGLNGSVLSLLMGASAVSGICGTVAFTWVRKKCGLIRTGFISGVAQLSCLMLCVASVFAPGSPFDLTVSPFKDIYTHLIGEKILPEADYSLTTVQAGENTTTAAPTEELPHLQYYMSVSLLFAGVIAARVGLWSFDLTVTQLIQENVIESERGVINGVQNSMNYLLDLLHFIMVILAPNPEAFGLLVIISVSFVAMGHIMYFRFAFKSLGRRLFLCCSPEQKVETVDSPSLPTTV; encoded by the exons ATGGATAAATCTGTACCTAAGAAGAAGAGCCGTTGCG ATTCTGTCAGAGACTTCTTCACCTCAGCGAAATTCCTTATTTACATGGGACATGCCCTGTCAACATGG GGTGACCGAATGTGGAACTTTGCTGTGGCTGTTTTCCTGGTAGAGCTCTATGGGAACAGCCTGCTGCTCACAGCCGTGTATGGGCTGGTGGTGGCcggctctgtgctgctgctgggggCCATCATTGGAGACTGGGTGGACAGAAACCCCAGACTCAAAG TGGCCCGGACTTCGCTGCTTGTCCAGAACAGTTGTGTCATCCTGTGTGGGATCCTCCTGATGCTTGTATTCCAGTTCAAAGAACAGCTTGTGGAGCTCTACAATGGATGGATTCTG acaacTTGCTACATTCTGGTCATCACGATTGCCAACATCGCCAATTTAGCCAGCACGGCAACCTCCATCACCATCCAGAGGGACTGGGTTGTGGTTGTggcaggtcaggacagcagcaAGTTGGCAG ACATGAATGCCACAGTGCGGATTATTGACCAGCTGACCAACATCCTGGCTCCTATGGTGGTGGGCCAGATAATGGCCTTTGGTTCTCATTTCATTGGCTGCGGCTTCATCTCTGGCTGGAACCTGTGCTCCATGTGTTTGGAGTACATGTTGCTTTGGAAAGTCTACCAGAAGACACCAGCATTGGCTGTGAAAGCTGGgcaaaaagaacagcagcaggagctcAAACAGCTCAGCCCCCCAGGAG ACTTGGAGAATGGCCAGAGCCCTGAGGAGTCTTCTCAGCCACTGATGAGTGAAAACTCAGTGGTGGCCAAGGCAGACTCTCACCAGGAGAACAGCTGTTGCTACCAGGTGATGGAACCCCTACGCACCTTCAAGGCTGGCTGGGTGTCCTACTACAACCAGAACATCTTCTTTGCCGGCATGTCCCTGGCTTTCCTCTACATGACAGTCCTTGGTTTCGACTGCATCACCACAGGCTATGCCTACACACAGGGCCTCAATGGCTCGGTGCTCAGCCTGCTGATGGGGGCCTCGGCTGTGTCAGGCATCTGTGGCACTGTAGCCTTCACTTGGGTTCGCAAGAAGTGCGGCCTCATCCGCACGGGCTTCATCTCGGGTGTGGCTCAGCTGTCCTGCCTCATGCTGTGCGTAGCCTCCGTCTTTGCTCCCGGGAGCCCCTTCGACCTCACTGTCTCACCCTTCAAggacatttacacacacttgATTGGAGAGAAGATTCTGCCCGAGGCTGACTATAGCCTCACCACCGTCCAGGCTGGTGAGAACACCACTACTGCTGCACCGACTGAAGAGCTGCCACATCTGCAGTACTACATGTCTGTTAGTTTACTGTTTGCTGGCGTCATTGCTGCTAGAGTTG GCCTGTGGTCTTTTGATCTGACAGTGACCCAACTCATCCAGGAGAATGTGATTGAGTCGGAGCGAGGTGTGATCAACGGTGTCCAGAACTCCATGAATTACCTCTTAGACCTGCTGCACTTCATCATGGTGATTCTGGCTCCAAACCCAGAGGCCTTTGGCCTACTCGTcatcatctctgtctctttcgTGGCCATGGGTCACATCATGTATTTTCGCTTTGCCTTCAAGAGCCTGGGAAGACGTCTCTTCCTTTGCTGCTCACCAGAGCAGAAGGTGGAGACAGTAGACAGCCCCTCACTTCCTACCACTGTCTAA
- the LOC113123928 gene encoding glucose-1-phosphate adenylyltransferase 2, with amino-acid sequence MKAVILAAGYGTRFQGDVVADTSGRFAHLAGTAKPLLPVGRCALISHWVHALHASGSVDSIYVVTNALYRTAFEEWAAHFTDVEILSDQTRSNDERLGAVACLQLAVKHFKIHDHVVVIGGDTLFKEDFSLGTVEETFSDLQAKCEDSCLVLSYQCKDEETHKYGILEVDSHLRVHCMKEKPLPSETESRSACPCFYVFSKKSLPLLDTFLEEKKEAPIEEKDAPGHFVSWLIPRKPVYVHQISGRFDVGNLASYIECDLYFREKLQDVKLYMA; translated from the exons ATGAAGGCTGTAATTCTCGCCGCCGGGTACGGAACCAGATTCCAGGGGGATGTGGTGGCCGACACCAGCGGGAGGTTCGCTCACCTGGCCGGGACAGCTAAGCCGCTGTTGCCTGTGGGGCGCTGCGCCTTGATATCCCACTGGGTCCATGCCCTGCACGCCTCTGGCTCTGTGGACAGCATTTACGTTGTT ACTAACGCTCTCTACCGTACTGCCTTTGAGGAGTGGGCTGCACATTTCACAGACGTGGAGATCCTCAGCGATCAGACAAGAAGCAATGAT GAGCGTCTCGGTGCTGTGGCCTGCCTGCAGCTTGCGGTGAAGCACTTCAAGATACATGACCATGTCGTGGTTATTGGAGG TGACACCCTCTTCAAAGAAGATTTCAGTCTCGGGACAGTTGAAGAGACCTTTTCTGACCTCCAGGCCAAGTGTGAGGACAGCTGTCTGGTGCTCTCCTACCAGTGCAAAGATGAAG AAACCCATAAATACGGGATTCTGGAAGTAGACAGTCATCTCCGTGTCCACTGTATGAAGGAGAAACCTCTTCCGTCTGAGACAGAGTCCAGGAGTGCA TGTCCTTGTTTCTATGTATTTTCAAAGAAAAGCCTTCCTCTGCTGGATACCTTCCTTGAGGAAAAGAAG GAAGCTCCTATCGAAGAGAAAGATGCCCCTGGACATTTTGTGTCATGGCTCATTCCAAG GAAGCCGGTATACGTCCATCAGATTTCTGGACGTTTTGATGTTGGAAATTTGGCTTCCTATATTGAATGTGACCTTTACTTTAGAGAAAAACTGCAAGATGTCAAGTTGTACATGGCATAA
- the sympk gene encoding symplekin codes for MELSSEDGETRPPHVVDMTTSEKVVELLNQAALTPTDEKLTMLKQVQELIINKDPSLLDNFLDEMIAFQTDKSIEVRKFVIGFIEEACKRDNELLLRLIANLNMLLKDESVNVVKKAILTLTQLYKVTLQWLVRSKAVSEMQEACWDLVTQMKGDVLALLDSENDGVRTHAIKFTESLIITLSPRTSDSDIPKRQEGDISLDKVPKDHSYIRYDVLCEEGKIALEKLLKFMVHPAISSINLTTALGSLATIARQRPMFMSEVVQAYETLHANLPPTLAKSQVSSVRKNLKLHLVAVLKHPCSLEFHGQISTLLLDLGMPQSEITRSTPVPREQRKRPRHEQYTEGKKVKMEPTLIEDDEDKEEPAPLSVPKPAAVPVAQSAIDLTAKFLHPLLTPENVANLVLISMVYLPDIMPASFQATYTPVESAGTDAQIKHLARLMATQMTAAGIGPGLEQCKAREDDAGKEEGNEEDSSAKDLLIKRKVPAVMVGQAISVVGGYAEKVPATETPTTVKRLPEPILPTTQTKMAGVSGRKKVFRLSDVVQPLSDTQIEKLTSKAVQRILHSEKAIAQTGMSHVRVKLLSRLVTQFEGMMKEDVLEFILDDIRTRSDLAFSLLYQEYNTYLSQLPTGLLDSYDHCLYTLLSGLQEKPEQRDGLFTKLVLEAPIITESALDVIRRYCEDESRVYLGMTTLKELIIKRPSRQFQYLHVLLDLSSHEKEKVRTTALAFLKRMYEKDQLREYIEKFALNYMQLLVHPNPPSLLFGADKDTEVAAPWTEDTVRQCLFLYLSLLPLNHRLVHELASVYTEAIADIKRSVLRAIEQPIRGMGMNSPELLLLVENCPKGAETLVTRCLHILTDKVPPSPELVERVRDLYHKRVPDVRFLIPVINGLEKNEVIQALPKLIKLNPIVVKEVFNRLLGTQHSEGSSSVSPLTPGDLLIALHSIDSNKCDMKSIIKATNLCFGEKNVYTSEVLAVVMQQLMEQNPLPMLLMRTVIQSLTMYPRLVGFVMNILSRLITKQVWKYPKVWEGFVKCCQRTKPQSYSVLLQLPPAQLTSVFERCPEMREPLLLHVHSFTPHQQAHIPASIMAVLEAHKKTEPKPVEPVMEKETVPVAAPAVLILKEAPTTMLREPFQQDPAVTKDEEPMEQEESDPVIQEEGVNTVSQVELARLSETPSPPPEPAEEPMETSQPEPSDFQEPEKDVEAEVIGPETGSSQDVE; via the exons ATGGAGCTGTCTTCGGAGGATGGGGAAACTCGGCCCCCCCATGTCGTCGACATGACCACCAGTGAAAAG gtaGTGGAGCTTCTGAATCAGGCTGCTCTGACACCCACTGATGAAAAGCTAACAATGCTCAAACAG GTCCAGGAGCTTATCATCAATAAAGATCCCTCTCTTCTTGATAATTTCCTGGAT GAGATGATCGCCTTTCAGACTGACAAGTCTATTGAAGTGAGAAAGTTTGTCATTGGGTTCATAGAGGAAGCATG CAAAAGGGACAATGAGCTCCTCCTCAGACTGATTGCCAACCTGAACATGTTGCTGAAGGATGAAAGTGTGAATGTGGTAAAGAAAGCCATCCTCACACTCACCCAGTTGTACAAGGTTACCCTGCAG TGGTTGGTGCGCTCGAAAGCAGTGTCAGAGATGCAAGAGGCATGCTGGGATTTGGTCACACAGATGAAAGGGGATGTTCTGGCCTTGCTAGACTCTGAAAATGATGGTGTGCGCACTCACGCCATCAAGTTCACAGAGTCACTGATTATCACTCTGTCCCCACGGACATCAGACTCCGACATCCCCAAACGACAGGAGGGTGACATAAGCCTGGACAAAGTTCCCAAAGATCACTCGTACATTCGATATG ATGTTTTGTGTGAGGAGGGAAAGATAGcactggagaagctgctgaagtTCATGGTCCACCCAGCTATTTCCAGCATCAATCTCACCACAGCACTGGGCTCTCTGGCTACTATTGCTCGTCAGAGGCCAATGTTCATGTCAGAAGTGGTGCAAGCGTATGAGACACTGCATG CCAACCTGCCACCCACTCTGGCCAAGTCTCAGGTGAGCAGTGTGCGAAAGAATCTGAAGCTGCACCTGGTGGCTGTCCTCAAACACCCCTGCAGCCTGGAGTTCCATGGTCAAATCAGCACTCTACTGCTGGACCTGGGAATGCCCCAGAGTGAAATAACCCGCTCCACACCCGTACCACGTGAGCAGCGCAAACGACCTCGCCACGAACAATACACTGAGGGGAAAAAGGTCAAAATGG AGCCTACCCTCATTGAAGATGATGAGGACAAAGAGGAGCCAGCCCCTCTCTCAGTCCCTAAACCCGCTGCTGTTCCAGTCGCACAGTCTGCCATTGACCTCACAGCCAAGTTCCTGCACCCACTGCTCACACCTGAGAACGTGGCCAACCTG gtGCTCATCAGCATGGTGTATCTGCCTGACATCATGCCAGCATCCTTCCAGGCCACATACACACCTGTTGAGTCAGCAGGCACTGATGCCCAGATTAAACATCTGGCCAGACTGATGGCCACACAGATGACTGCAGCTGGGATTGGTCCAG GACTTGAGCAGTGCAAAGCCCGAGAGGACGATGCAGGCAAAGAGGAAGGAAATGAGGAAGACTCCAGTGCTAAAGATCTTCTCATCAAGCGCAAAGTTCCAGCTGTGATGGTGGGCCAAGCGATCTCTGTGGTGGGAGGATACGCAGAAAAGGTTCCAGCCACTGAGACTCCCACCACGGTCAAGAGGCTACCCGAGCCCATCCTTCCTACTACACAAACCAA AATGGCAGGGGTGAGTGGGAGGAAAAAGGTATTTAGGTTGTCAGATGTTGTCCAGCCTTTATCAGACACCCAGATTGAAAAATTAACTTCCAAGGCAGTCCAGCGAATCCTGCATTCAGAGAAGGCAATTGCTCAAACTGGCATGTCCCAT GTTCGGGTCAAGCTTCTCTCCAGGCTTGTCACGCAGTTTGAAGGGATGATGAAAGAAGATGTGCTGGAATTTATTCTGGATGACATCAGGACAAGGAGTGACCTGGCCTTTTCTCTTCTCTACCAAGAGTACAACACATACCTCAGCCAGCTGCCCACTGGTCTGCTGGACAGCTATGACCACTGTCTCTACACTCTGCTGTCTGGTCTGCAGGAGAAACCTGAGCAGAGAGATGG ACTTTTTACCAAACTGGTACTGGAGGCTCCCATTATAACAGAATCAGCACTGGACGTAATTCGACGGTACTGTGAGGATGAG TCTCGAGTGTATTTGGGCATGACGACTCTGAAGGAGCTTATCATCAAACGCCCCTCAAGGCAGTTTCAGTATCTGCATGTGCTTCTGGATCTCAGCTCACATGAGAAAGAGAAG GTTCGGACCACTGCCTTGGCTTTCCTAAAGCGCATGTATGAGAAAGACCAGCTCAGAGAATATATTGAGAAGTTCGCCCTGAACTACATGCAGCTTCTGGTGCACCCTAACcctccatctctgctctttggAGCTGACAAAGACACAG AAGTGGCTGCCCCCTGGACTGAGGACACTGTTAGACAGTGCCTGTTCCTCTACCTGTCCCTGCTGCCACTGAATCACCGGCTGGTCCATGAGCTTGCTTCTGTCTACACTGAGGCCATTGCTGACATCAAGCGCAGCGTACTTCGAGCAATAGAGCAGCCT ATCCGTGGAATGGGGATGAACTctcctgagctgctgcttctaGTTGAAAACTGTCCCAAAGGAGCAGAAACTTTAGTTACTCGCTGTCTGCACATTTTGACAGATAAAG TGCCTCCTTCTCCCGAGCTGGTGGAGAGAGTGCGGGACCTTTACCACAAACGTGTGCCGGATGTTCGCTTTCTAATACCTGTGATTAATGGCCTAGAAAAG AATGAAGTCATTCAGGCTCTCCCCAAGCTGATAAAGCTCAACCCGATTGTAGTGAAAGAGGTGTTCAACCGTCTCTTGGGAACTCAGCACA gtgaGGGAAGTTCATCTGTTTCTCCTCTCACCCCAGGAGATTTGCTCATTGCCTTGCACAGCATAGACTCAAACAAATGTGATATGAAGTCTAtcataaaag CTACCAACCTGTGCTTTGGGGAAAAGAACGTGTACACATCTGAGGTTTTGGCAGTGGTGATGCAGCAGCTGATGGAGCAGAATCCCCTCCCCATGCTGCTCATGCGTACAGTCATCCAGTCCCTCACCATGTATCCCCGACTGGTCGGCTTTGTCATGAACATCCTGTCACGCCTCATCACAAAGCAG GTGTGGAAGTATCCCAAAGTGTGGGAGGGATTTGTTAAGTGCTGCCAGAGGACAAAGCCTCAGTCATACAGCGTGCTTCTCCAGCTGCCGCCCGCCCAACTGACAAGCGTGTTTGAACGCTGCCCGGAGATGAGAGAACCTCTTCTGCTGCATGTCCACTCCTTCACCCCTCATCAG CAAGCTCACATACCTGCTTCCATTATGGCAGTCCTGGAAGCACATAAGAAAACAGAGCCCAAACCTGTAGAGCCTGTCATGGAGAAAGAG ACTGTACCAGTTGCTGCCCCAGCTGTCTTAATTCTAAAAGAGGCTCCCACAACAATGCTGAGAGAGCCATTTCAGCAAGATCCAGCTGTCACAAAAGATGAAGAACCAATGGAGCAAGAAGAGTCAGATCCAGTGATACAAGAGGAAGGTGTTAACACTGTTTCCCAG GTGGAGTTGGCAAGACTTAGTGaaacaccatcaccaccacctgaACCAGCCGAGGAACCAATGGAAACATCTCAGCCTGAACCTTCAGACTTCCAGGAGCCAGAAAAAGATGTTGAAGCTGAAGTCATAGGACCTGAGACAGGCAGCAGCCAAGATGTAGAATGA
- the LOC113123765 gene encoding solute carrier family 35 member F5 encodes MAWVFIMNRMSAQGSSAAQRKRMALGVVILLLVDVIWVASSELTAYIFKHQEYNKPFFSTFTKTSMFVLYLLGFLLWRPWRQQCTGTLKHRHSAFFAEAEAYFAPCTTDTTVNNCLSEPLYVPVKFQDVPAEHSRCLTEDCESSSKKHRVRFSNIMEVRQLPSTQALEAKLSRMSYPAAKDHKAMLRTVGKLTITDVAKISFFFCFVWFLANLSYQEALSDTQVAIVNILSSTSGLFTLILAAIFPSNSSDRFTLSKLLAVTLSVGGVALVSFSSMDNPDEKGVIGSLWSLAGAILYAVYIVMIKRRVDREDKLDIPMFFGFVGLFNLLLLWPGFLLLHYTGFEAFELPSQLVWIYILLNGLIGTVLSEFLWLWGCFLTSSLIGTLALSLTIPLSILADICMRKVRFSWLFFAGAVPVFLSFFIATLLCHYNNWDPVLVGLRRLYAFICRKHRIQRLPEDSEQCESLIPLHTVSPSEGSLYS; translated from the exons ATGGCGTGGGTTTTCATCATGAACCGGATGAGCGCTCAGGGTAGCTCTGCAGCCCAGCGGAAGCGGATGGCCCTGGGGGTGGTGATACTCCTGCTGGTCGATGTTATCTGGGTAGCCTCCTCTGAGCTTACCGCA TACATCTTCAAGCATCAGGAGTATAACAAACCCTTCTTCAGCACATTCACCAAGACCTCcatgtttgtgctgtatttGCTGGGATTCTTGCTGTGGCGGCCCTGGAGGCAGCAGTGCACTGGCACTCTGAAACATCGCCACTCTGCATTT TTTGCTGAGGCTGAGGCTTACTTTGCACCCTGCACCACTGACACCACTGTGAACAACTGTTTG AGTGAACCCCTGTATGTGCCAGTGAAGTTCCAGGATGTGCCTGCTGAACACTCACGCTGTTTAACTGAAGACTGTGAATCCT CTTCCAAAAAGCACCGGGTGCGTTTTAGTAATATAATGGAGGTGCGTCAGCTGCCCTCAACTCAAGCCCTGGAGGCCAAGCTGTCCCGCATGTCCTACCCAGCTGCCAAGGACCACAAAGCCATGTTGCGCACAGTGGGCAAGCTGACCATCACTGACGTGGCCAAGatcagcttcttcttctgctttgtG TGGTTCCTGGCAAACCTGTCCTATCAGGAAGCCCTGTCTGACACGCAGGTTGCAATTGTCAACATTCTGTCATCCACCTCAG GCCTGTTTACTCTCATCTTAGCAGCCATATTTCCCAGCAATAGCAGCGACCGTTTCACCTTGTCCAAGCTTTTAGCTGTGACTCTGAG CGTGGGAGGTGTTGCTCTTGTGAGTTTCTCCAGCATGGACAACCCTGATGAGAAAGGCGTCATAG GCTCTTTGTGGTCACTGGCTGGAGCGATACTGTACGCTGTCTACATTGTAATGATCAAGAGACGAGTGGATCGGGAGGATAAACTTGACATTCCCATGTTTTTTG GGTTTGTGGGTCTGTTCAACCTGCTGCTCCTGTGGCCTGGCTTCCTCCTGCTTCACTACACGGGTTTCGAGGCCTTTGAACTGCCCAGCCAGCTGGTGTGGATTTACATCCTCCTTAATGGCCTTATTGGAACTGTTCTCTCAGAGTTCCTCTGGCTCTG GGGCTGCTTCCTTACATCATCTCTAATTGGGACTCTTGCATTGAGCCTCACCATACCACTGTCTATTTTGGCAGATATTTGCATGCGGAAG GTACGTTTCTCATGGCTGTTTTTTGCTGGGGCAGTCcctgtcttcctctccttcttcattgCCACGCTTTTATGCCACTACAATAACTGGGACCCTGTCCTGGTGGGGCTGAGGAGACTATATGCCTTCATTTGCAGGAAACATCGCATTCAGAG
- the asdurf gene encoding ASDURF protein produces MFPLIKMSLKSRDNDDSFDGESTLKEELNKKIKEQKVVVDELSNLKKNRKVYIQQRNSNIFFLADRAQTLGSCKEELDNLKKELQEI; encoded by the exons ATGTTCCCTTTGATCAAAATGTCTTTGAAAAGCCGGGACAACGATGACAGCTTTGATGGAGAGTCTACACTTAAGGAAGAACTGAACAAAAAG ATCAAGGAGCAGAAAGTTGTAGTCGACGAGCTGTCCAATCTGAAGAAAAACAGG aaagtcTACATACAGCAAAGGAACAGTAATATATTCTTCTTGGCAGACAGGGCTCAAACACTGGGTTCATGCAAAG agGAACTGGATAATTTGAAAAAGGAACTGCAGGAGATATAA
- the asnsd1 gene encoding asparagine synthetase domain-containing protein 1, with the protein MCGIFCLLSLSPTHFEWDKLIYEHLKKRGPNSSQDLTVTGRSPCYQCVFSAHVLHMRGCLRPQPVEDSTGNVLLWNGEIFGGLSVMPGENDTAVVSQRLSSCNSPSEILSVLSSIQGPWGFVYYQKDSDYLWFGRDYFGRRSLLWKFDAEGLTLTSVAAYTFGPDQSPWQEVPAVGVYRVDLKAATEAGSVIFEVYPWAHRGNDAISTFSETTFAFVPSSSTVVISQLGLTPPVFPLNMSIPKSLNETEIHPNSNSSVKDLAQLLASREKNYEVNSLVDVLSEAVRRRVQSLPFEIQDQPPPNNGHSSVAILFSGGIDSMILAALADRHIPTHQSVDLLNVAFELQEQKRQSQSVKKPQKHKNKPIDPRTDGSASRTSSSFDVPDRITGKAGLKELQSLNPERRWNFVEINITQEELQKMRHERICHLVHPLDTVLDDSIGCAVWFAARGTGFIIEDGHQKPFTSSAKVILTGIGADEQLAGYSRHRVRFKMSGHKGLLEELAMELARISSRNLGRDDRVIGDHGKEARFPYLDEDVVSYLNSLPVWDKADLSLPRGVGEKLLLRLTAKQLGLSQSAVLPKRAMQFGSRIAKMEKNHEKASDKCTRLLTHCNE; encoded by the exons ATGTGCGGCATCTTTTGTCTGTTAAGCCTGTCACCCACTCACTTTGAGTGGGACAAATTAATTTATGAACATTTGAAGAAAAGAGGGCCCAATTCAAGTCAGGACCTGACAGTTACAGGCAGAAGTCCTTGCTATCAGTGTGTATTCTCTGCCCACGTTCTTCACATGAGAGGTTGTCTTAGACCTCAACCAGTTGAAGACAGCACGGGGAACGTCCTGCTGTGGAATGGAGAGATTTTCGGAGGTTTGTCAGTGATGCCAGGGGAGAACGACACTGCTGTTGTCTCTCAGCGGCTGTCATCCTGCAACAGCCCCTCAGAGATTCTGTCTGTCCTGTCCAGTATACAGGGACCTTGGGGGTTTGTTTACTACCAAAAGGATAGTGACTACCTCTGGTTTGGCAGAGACTATTTTGGCAGGAGAAGTTTGCTTTGGAAATTTGATGCAGAGGGTTTGACCCTGACTTCTGTGGCAGCTTACACTTTTGGCCCTGATCAGTCTCCTTGGCAGGAGGTCCCAGCAGTTGGTGTGTACAGGGTAGACCTGAAGGCAGCTACAGAAGCTGGCAGTGTGATATTTGAGGTTTATCCTTGGGCTCATAGAGGAAATGATGCCATCTCTACTTTCAGTGAAACTACATTTGCGTTTGTTCCAAGCAGCTCCACTGTTGTGATAAGCCAGTTAGGACTCACTCCACCTGTTTTTCCCCTTAATATGTCCATTCCAAAGTCATTAAATGAGACTGAAATTCATCCAAACTCAAATTCATCTGTCAAGGATCTGGCACAGCTGCTTgcaagcagagagaaaaattaTGAGGTTAATTCTCTTGTTGATGTTCTGAGTGAAGCAGTAAGACGACGTGTTCAGTCTCTGCCTTTTGAAATCCAAGACCAGCCACCTCCTAATAACGGCCATTCCAGTGTTGCCATACTTTTCTCAGGTGGTATTGATTCAATGATTCTGGCTGCCTTGGCTGACCGTCACATACCCACTCATCAATCAGTAGATCTTCTCAATGTAGCGTTTGAACTGCAGGAGCAGAAGAGGCAGAGTCAGTCAGTAAAGAAACCCCAGAAGCACAAAAACAAGCCCATTGATCCCAGGACTGATGGATCTGCTTCCCGAACATCCAGCTCCTTTGATGTTCCAGATAGAATAACCGGAAAAGCCGGTCTCAAGGAATTACAAAGCTTGAATCCTGAAAGAAGATGGAATTTTGTTGAAATCAACATAACGCAGGAAGAGCTGCAGAAAATGCGCCATGAGCGCATTTGCCATTTAGTGCATCCACTGGATACAGTGCTTGATGACAGCATTGGATGTGCTGTGTGGTTTGCAGCAAGGGGAACAGGGTTCATCATAGAAGATGGTCACCAGAAGCCCTTCACATCATCAGCAAAG GTCATACTGACAGGAATTGGAGCAGATGAACAGCTAGCAGGTTATTCCAGACACAGGGTTCGATTTAAGATGTCTGGACATAAGGGGCTGCTTGAGGAACTAGCTATGGAGCTGGCCAGGATCTCCTCCAGGAATCTGGGCAGAGATGACAGAGTAATAGGGGACCATGGAAAGGAAGCAAG ATTTCCCTACTTGGATGAAGACGTGGTGAGCTACTTGAACTCCCTGCCTGTATGGGACAAGGCAGATCTGTCACTTCCTCGAGGTGTAGGGGAGAAACTTCTTCTGAGATTGACAGCAAAACAGCTGGGCCTCAGCCAATCAGCTGTCCTTCCCAAGAGGGCCATGCAATTTGGCTCCCGCATTGCAAAGATGGAGAAAAATCATGAAAAAGCCTCTGACAAATGCACAAGACTTCTCACTCATTGTAATGAATAG